TAATCCTTCATATATTTTAAGGGAATCCTGTGTGATATAGGCAAAAAAAACACCAGTCCTATAGCTAGGTTTATTATTGCTATATCTATAAAAATCATCATTAAACGTCTTTTTCGCGTATTTATATCAATCCACCCCATTCCAATAGAACATAGGCATCTCGGATAATTTAATGGCATTACATTGTTTAATTTTTCTCAAATATTATATCACTACTTTATTCAGAATTTATAAATTTTTTATTAAATTTCATTAAGTATTTGTAAACAAAAGTGTTATAAATATCCAAAATGGCTTTGTATATATATATCCATAGCTACCTGAGATCATGCTGTTTATGAAAATTATAGCCCATACTGCACCAATTGCATATATGAAGCCCTTAGGTTGTAAACCTTTTTTGTACATGATATACAGATTAAGAAATACACAATACCATATGTATATAGATACACAAAGCTTTATAATGCCACCATTAAGCATATCACTCAAAAATGCATTATGTGGGCTCATGCTCCCTAACTGAGCTGCCTTTCCATTCCCGTAAAGCCTGTCCATCTCTTCAGTATATTTTTGGTTATATATGTAACAATCATACCCCGTTCCATTTCCTGTCAAAAGGCTAGAAATATTAAAAGATGATATCTCCTTTATAGCAATATTCCATATAGCAGGTCTTTTACCTAATGCAGTACCATTATATATGGTTTTATAATTACTCTTTATATTTACCTCTTTTGGTATATCAACACTTGTCTTTAAACTATCATTATAGTCCTCAGAATAAGTCTTTTGTAGGGCTAAAGATACACTTCTTGTAAATAACGGCACTAAAATCAACAGAGCGCATAAAAATACCACACCTTTTTTACCATCCCGCCAAGGTCTTTTTATGTATATATAACCGATCAATATAAATATTGCAAGTAAAAATCCTCGCTTTGAGCCACTTAGGATAACTACGGGCATATTTATAATAAAAACTAGTAGCGATATTATATATACCTCACCTTTACCTTCACCTATCCTGCCCGCATAATAAAGGAGCATCAACATACCCATCAATATACAAGTTGAAAATACATTGTAGTCCTTTATAAGTGATATACGTTTATGGTACAAAAGCCCCGACCTGTCCATAAAAAAATAAGCACCATAGCAGTATATGGATATACATAAAGATGCCAATCCTATAGATAAAAATACATAATCATGCCATCTACAATCGCTAGACATCGATATAATCATAATACACATAAATACCATAGGCAATATGGTAGTGTACTTATAAGCTCCGAATAGGGGCACAGGTGAATAAAAAATACCTACAATATCTATTGCCATATATGCAATAATTGCGATTATTAGCCTTCTCTCCTCCCCAGTTCTTTCAGTCCATATATCCTTTATTTTTCCAAACCCCATTACCACATAAAGTGCAAACAATATACATGATACCACAAAAGTTACTTTATGGTATACAATATCGCAAGACAGCATCATCTGTAGCCAGATTAAAAATACCGTCACTATTATAAACATCCCTGTTATGTGCTTAAATTGTTTTTTATCCCTCAAGTCCATCTTTGCTCATTCCCCTTTTTGCTACTGTCCATTATTAAAAAGTACACCTATGCTATGCCAAAGGGCTAAAAAGTCTTTTTTGTATAGTATATACACAGCCGCCACGTATATGGATATACCAAATAATATGGTTGCCAGCATGATCGCAAGTTCCGGTAATTCTACGAGAATTAAAAGGCGTTTCAAAAACATAAGCCCAATAGACATTATACCAGTTGCCACAATTGACGGCAGTACTGATTGCATGAAATTACCCATATCTGCATATATTATTCTATTTACCACGCCCTGGTACAAAAATCTGAATATCCAGCCATATAAGGTAATCGACCAAGCTATACCCAAAAGTCCCCATTGGGCACCTATAAGTATAAATACTATCATGCTACATAGCCTTATGCAGGTCATCCATATTACTGTTCTTATATGCCCCTTGGCCTTCAAGAGTTGACCCCACAATATTCCTCCTAAACTGTTTGACATGGCATATATGCACAATATTTGGATTATTGGCACGGCAGGCATCCACTTATCCTTAAGGACTATACTGGTAAACTCAGGAATTACAAATATTATACCTGCACATATGGGCAGAGAAACAAGCCCTAAAAACTTTATAAGCTTAAAATAACTCTCTGAAATACCCTTATCATCATCCTGGAACGTCAAAAAAGCAGGAAACATTACTTTCTGAGTAATGCTGTTTATATGGTCCGGTAGTCCAGTAGATATACTAAATGCAATGGAATATAATCCCACCTTGACAGAGGGTAATATTCTGCCTATTACCACCATATCAATCTGCTGGCTTACGATAGTAAGCAGATTAATGAGCATTACATTGATACCAAATCTAAAAATATCCCTAAAATATCTGCCATTCACCTCATATATGGATATATGAAAGTCGGTATCAATCCAGAACATAATGGTAATGCATATCTGGGATACAATTTCCCCATATATTATGCTCCATACACCATATCCTAGATATGCCAGTATTATCTTTACGATAGTACCTAAAAATACCGATATCATATTTATTATAGTGCTCTTTTTAAAGTTTAACTCCCTACCAGTTAGTGCCACCTGTACAGATGATGCCGCCCTTATAATAAATACAACGGAAAACGTTTTGAGGTATGGCACCATCTGCGGTTTTTTATAATACTCCCCTATGACAGGTGACAAAACTTGTATTAAGGCAAATAAAACTACTCCCACTCCCATGTTTATGAAAAATGCAGTGGATAAATGTCCCCTATCTATATTTTTTTTCTGAATAATGGCTGTATTAAGTCCCATATCAACCACTACAAGCAGTATATTCATAACTACAGCTACAAGGGATACAAGCCCATAATCCTCCGGCATCAAAAACCTTATTATAATTATATTTACTATAAAGCTCACAGCCTGCTGAAGCATCTTTAATATGGTTTCCCATTTAAAACCGCTTACTATATGCTTACTTATATCTTTCATATCTATAAAATCCAACCCTTCCTGACCTACTCATATACTATAAAAAACCATTGAAGCATATCATATACTGTCCGAAGAGTCAATTAAATTACTGAAAGTAACTCATCCTATGCTTTGTTCATATATTATTCATGTAATGTTCATTTTTCGTTTAAAATATACTATATTTGTAATAGTCTTATCCTCGGTCAATAGTATTATAACATCAAACGGTTAAGCTTTTAATAGTGGATTTGTTAAAAAACGTTACAGAATTGTAAACTTTATAAGGCTGTTTATATATTGACTTAAAGACAATTTTGTAGAATAATGATTTTAATGTGTTATTTCTCATTGGCATTTTTAATAGGTTTTTTTGGAGGTATAAAAGAGAATGAAAAAATTTTTGACAACAATATTAATAATTTTGATAATAGCGTTGGTGGGGGCGGGAGCGTATACAGCTATTCAATTAAATCGCATAAAGGAAACTCCTTTGGATGAAATCGACGGAGACAATAAGATAACGGAAAAGGACCTTGGCATATCTGATTCAGCACCGGATGAGAAGGATACCGGCGTTATCAACATCTTGTTATTTGGCGTAGATCGCCGAACTGAAAACGAGAAACCACGTTCCGATAGCATTATGATTGCTACAATTGACAAAAAGTATAAATGTGTAAAACTAACATCCATAATGAGAGATACATTTTTACCTATCCCAGGTAAAGAAGACAATAGGATAAATGCAGCATATGCCTTTGGCGGTCCATCACTTGCCATACGAACAGTAAATTCAAACTTCAACATGGACATCCAGAGATATGTAACGGTAAACTTTCAGGGTATGGAAAAGATAATAGATACCCTTGGCGGGGTAGAGATAGAGCTTACCAAAGGCGAACCAAAGGTGCTTAACCAATATTTGGACGAACTCAACAAGCTCGACAAGGAAGGTAAAAAATCACCCTATATCAAAAATACCGGTCTGCAAAAACTTGATGGAAAACAGGCGGTTGCCTATTGCCGTATAAGGTATGTAGGAAATGGAGATTATAAGAGGACAGAACGTCAGCGTACAGTACTAAACGAACTATTTAAAAAGGCAAAGACCGTAAGTCCTATGAAGATTCCGGAGTTGGTTACGACCATCATCCCCTATATTGAAACCAATATGTCAAAGACTGAAATGCTTACCCTTGGTGCGTCGGTAATGGGCTTTAAGGATAAGGAATTAAAACAGTTTAGGCTGCCGGTAGAAGGTGCGTATACCGGTAAAAAAATAAGGGGTATGGAGGTATTGGTTCCTGATATAGAGGCGAACACCAATCTATTACATTCTTTTATCTATGGTGATCCTAGTCAAATGCATCTAGACGGAAAAGGCGGTATGGATAAGGAAACCGTAGAAACATTTAAACAACATCCAATAGAGGCAAGTGAAGAATAGATCAAGAATTAAAAAGGGCTTGAGGGCATGTTAATGCTCCCCAAGCCTTTTCCATTTTTTATCCTTGTCCGACAATATAATATCACCTGTTATTCTATCCATAGGCCACTTTATGCCTATTTGAGGGTCGTTCCAAATAATTCCTCCCTCGTCATCGGGATGATAAAAATCGGTACACTTATACGTAAACTCTGCACTATCAGATAATACTAAAAATCCATGGGCCAATCCAGGTGGTATATATAATTGTTTTTTGTTTTCTTCTGACAGGATTATACCATACCATTTACCATATGTAGGGGAACCTTTGCGTATATCAACTGCCACATCGAATACCTCTCCCCTTATAACCCTGACCAATTTTCCCTGGGGATGCTCCTTTTGAAAGTGGAGTCCCCTTAGTACGCCCCTTTGTGATTTTGATTGATTATCCTGTACAAACTCTACATCTATTCCTCCCGCCTTAAACCCATTATAGTTATAGGTTTCCATAAAATATCCCCGTTCATCCTCAAATACCGTAGGAGATACTACAAAAACCCCAGGTAAGGAAGTCTCTGAAAACTCAAATTTTGCCATGTCAATCCTCCTCCTTAGAGAGGACTGCTTCCATCCAATCCCTGTTATTTATATACCAATCAATAGTCCTTACTATACCATCATTAAACGTAGTAGTAGGTTTCCAGCCAAGCTCCCGCCCTATCTTAGTAGGGTCTATTGCATAACGTCTATCATGCCCCTTACGGTCTTCTACATACTGTATAAGGTCCTCTGTAATACTATCATCCACATGATCGTTTAAATACCCTATTATAGTCTTTACTATATCAATATTGCACCATTCATTATGACCACCTACATTATACACCTCTCCTATCCTGCCATTATGGAGCACCATATCTATTGCCCTGCAATGATCTTCTACATACAGCCAATCCCGTACATTTTTGCCGTCGCCGTATATAGGTAATTTTCTCCCATGTAGGCAGTTATATATCATAAGGGGTATGAGCTTCTCAGGATATTGATAAGGTCCATAGTTGTTGCTGCATCTAGTTATATTTATTGGCATCTTAAAGGTGTGATAATACGACATCACTATCAGATCAGCACTGGTCTTGCTGGCAGAATAAGGGCTTCTAGGTGCTAGAGGTGTTTCTTCCGTAAAATACCCTTCAGCTCCTAAAGAACCATATACCTCATCGGTCGATATCTGCAAGAATTTCTTGCCGGGTAAAAATCCGTCTCTACATTCCCATGCCTCTTTTGCCACATCTAAGAGTACGTTTGTACCTAATACATTTGTCCTTACAAATACATCTGGCGTATCTATACTCCTATCCACATGGCTTTCTGCTGCAAAGTTTACCACATAATCTATATCATATTTAAGAAATATCCCCTTAACGCATTGCCTATCACATATATCACCCTTTATGAATGTATACCTAGCATCATCTTCTACGGACTTTAAATTCTCAATATTACCTGCATATGTAAGCTTGTCCAGGTTTATTATTTGATAATCATCATATTTATCCAGCATATATAATATAAAATTACTGCCTATAAAACCCGCACCGCCTGTTACCAGTATAGTCTTCATAACATCCATCCTTTCCTTTGTATATTAGTAGTATTAGATCTCCATCTCTATTTTTGCTGCTAGATCATTTGCAAGGGCTAGGGACTTGAATGTACCC
This window of the Xylanivirga thermophila genome carries:
- a CDS encoding lipopolysaccharide biosynthesis protein — translated: MKDISKHIVSGFKWETILKMLQQAVSFIVNIIIIRFLMPEDYGLVSLVAVVMNILLVVVDMGLNTAIIQKKNIDRGHLSTAFFINMGVGVVLFALIQVLSPVIGEYYKKPQMVPYLKTFSVVFIIRAASSVQVALTGRELNFKKSTIINMISVFLGTIVKIILAYLGYGVWSIIYGEIVSQICITIMFWIDTDFHISIYEVNGRYFRDIFRFGINVMLINLLTIVSQQIDMVVIGRILPSVKVGLYSIAFSISTGLPDHINSITQKVMFPAFLTFQDDDKGISESYFKLIKFLGLVSLPICAGIIFVIPEFTSIVLKDKWMPAVPIIQILCIYAMSNSLGGILWGQLLKAKGHIRTVIWMTCIRLCSMIVFILIGAQWGLLGIAWSITLYGWIFRFLYQGVVNRIIYADMGNFMQSVLPSIVATGIMSIGLMFLKRLLILVELPELAIMLATILFGISIYVAAVYILYKKDFLALWHSIGVLFNNGQ
- a CDS encoding O-antigen ligase family protein; its protein translation is MDLRDKKQFKHITGMFIIVTVFLIWLQMMLSCDIVYHKVTFVVSCILFALYVVMGFGKIKDIWTERTGEERRLIIAIIAYMAIDIVGIFYSPVPLFGAYKYTTILPMVFMCIMIISMSSDCRWHDYVFLSIGLASLCISIYCYGAYFFMDRSGLLYHKRISLIKDYNVFSTCILMGMLMLLYYAGRIGEGKGEVYIISLLVFIINMPVVILSGSKRGFLLAIFILIGYIYIKRPWRDGKKGVVFLCALLILVPLFTRSVSLALQKTYSEDYNDSLKTSVDIPKEVNIKSNYKTIYNGTALGKRPAIWNIAIKEISSFNISSLLTGNGTGYDCYIYNQKYTEEMDRLYGNGKAAQLGSMSPHNAFLSDMLNGGIIKLCVSIYIWYCVFLNLYIMYKKGLQPKGFIYAIGAVWAIIFINSMISGSYGYIYTKPFWIFITLLFTNT
- the rfbB gene encoding dTDP-glucose 4,6-dehydratase is translated as MKTILVTGGAGFIGSNFILYMLDKYDDYQIINLDKLTYAGNIENLKSVEDDARYTFIKGDICDRQCVKGIFLKYDIDYVVNFAAESHVDRSIDTPDVFVRTNVLGTNVLLDVAKEAWECRDGFLPGKKFLQISTDEVYGSLGAEGYFTEETPLAPRSPYSASKTSADLIVMSYYHTFKMPINITRCSNNYGPYQYPEKLIPLMIYNCLHGRKLPIYGDGKNVRDWLYVEDHCRAIDMVLHNGRIGEVYNVGGHNEWCNIDIVKTIIGYLNDHVDDSITEDLIQYVEDRKGHDRRYAIDPTKIGRELGWKPTTTFNDGIVRTIDWYINNRDWMEAVLSKEED
- a CDS encoding LCP family protein, whose amino-acid sequence is MKKFLTTILIILIIALVGAGAYTAIQLNRIKETPLDEIDGDNKITEKDLGISDSAPDEKDTGVINILLFGVDRRTENEKPRSDSIMIATIDKKYKCVKLTSIMRDTFLPIPGKEDNRINAAYAFGGPSLAIRTVNSNFNMDIQRYVTVNFQGMEKIIDTLGGVEIELTKGEPKVLNQYLDELNKLDKEGKKSPYIKNTGLQKLDGKQAVAYCRIRYVGNGDYKRTERQRTVLNELFKKAKTVSPMKIPELVTTIIPYIETNMSKTEMLTLGASVMGFKDKELKQFRLPVEGAYTGKKIRGMEVLVPDIEANTNLLHSFIYGDPSQMHLDGKGGMDKETVETFKQHPIEASEE
- the rfbC gene encoding dTDP-4-dehydrorhamnose 3,5-epimerase → MAKFEFSETSLPGVFVVSPTVFEDERGYFMETYNYNGFKAGGIDVEFVQDNQSKSQRGVLRGLHFQKEHPQGKLVRVIRGEVFDVAVDIRKGSPTYGKWYGIILSEENKKQLYIPPGLAHGFLVLSDSAEFTYKCTDFYHPDDEGGIIWNDPQIGIKWPMDRITGDIILSDKDKKWKRLGEH